A window of the Bacillus sp. A301a_S52 genome harbors these coding sequences:
- a CDS encoding 1-deoxy-D-xylulose-5-phosphate synthase — MDLLSIKDPVFLKKSSNKELEELAQEIREFLISKLSVTGGHLGPNLGVVELTLVLHQLFSSPKDKFLWDVGHQAYVHKILTGRADQFDKLRQYQGLCGFPKRSESEHDVWETGHSSTSLSAAMGMALARDLKETDETIIPIIGDGALTGGMALEALNHIGHEQTDMIVILNDNEMSIAPNVGAINTMLGRMRTAGKYQRAKDDLEMLIKKIPAFGGRLAATAERVKDSLKYLLVSGMFFEELGFTYLGPVDGHDLEDLKNNMTYARKTKGPVLVHVITKKGKGYAPAENDAKGTWHGLGPYKIESGEVVTKPGPPSYSGVFANTLKRLARDDDRIVAITAAMPGGTKLDSFGAEFPNRMFDVGIAEQHATTMAAGLATQGMKPVFAVYSTFLQRAYDQLVHDVCRQNLNVFFAIDRAGLVGADGETHQGVFDISYLRHLPNMTILNPKDENELQHMIYTATKHEGGPIAVRYPRGTGSGLKMDSELKEIPLGQWEVLREGSDLSILTFGTMIPVALEAAERLSSQGIHVEVVNARSIKPLDDGLLNKLIKEEKPIMTIEEAALLGGFGSAVLEYLNENNAQSIIMERLGIPDRYIEHGSVPKLLEEIGLTSENVVARIQQMLPKKRKRA, encoded by the coding sequence TTGGATTTGCTCAGTATAAAGGATCCAGTGTTTTTAAAAAAATCCAGCAATAAAGAGCTAGAAGAACTTGCTCAAGAAATTCGAGAATTTCTAATTAGTAAACTGTCTGTGACAGGTGGCCATCTTGGGCCTAATCTCGGTGTTGTTGAACTTACTCTTGTTCTTCACCAACTATTTAGCAGCCCAAAGGATAAATTTCTTTGGGATGTAGGCCATCAAGCATATGTACACAAAATATTGACAGGGCGAGCGGACCAGTTTGATAAGCTTAGGCAATATCAAGGCTTATGTGGCTTTCCTAAGAGGTCAGAGAGCGAACATGATGTTTGGGAGACAGGGCACAGCTCTACCTCATTATCGGCAGCTATGGGGATGGCGTTAGCAAGAGATTTAAAAGAGACAGATGAGACAATAATACCAATTATAGGGGATGGCGCTTTAACTGGGGGTATGGCCTTGGAAGCGCTTAACCACATTGGACATGAGCAAACAGATATGATCGTTATCTTAAATGATAATGAAATGTCTATCGCTCCGAATGTTGGCGCAATTAATACGATGTTAGGTAGAATGAGGACGGCAGGTAAATATCAACGTGCAAAAGATGACCTTGAAATGCTCATTAAAAAAATCCCTGCATTTGGTGGTCGTCTTGCTGCTACGGCAGAACGTGTTAAAGATAGTCTTAAGTATTTACTCGTTTCTGGCATGTTTTTCGAAGAATTAGGATTTACGTATTTAGGACCTGTGGACGGGCATGATCTTGAAGATTTAAAAAATAACATGACGTATGCAAGAAAAACAAAAGGACCTGTTCTTGTACATGTTATTACAAAGAAAGGGAAAGGTTATGCCCCAGCTGAAAATGATGCTAAAGGGACTTGGCATGGTCTAGGACCTTACAAAATTGAATCTGGTGAAGTGGTAACAAAACCTGGTCCCCCTAGTTACAGCGGTGTATTTGCTAATACACTAAAACGTTTAGCAAGAGATGATGATAGGATTGTGGCCATTACAGCGGCAATGCCAGGGGGGACGAAGCTAGATTCTTTTGGAGCTGAGTTTCCTAATAGAATGTTTGATGTAGGTATAGCTGAACAGCATGCGACTACGATGGCAGCAGGTCTTGCAACACAAGGAATGAAGCCTGTCTTTGCTGTTTACTCAACATTTTTACAGCGCGCTTATGATCAACTTGTTCATGACGTATGCCGACAGAATTTAAATGTTTTCTTTGCTATCGATAGGGCAGGGCTTGTAGGAGCAGATGGAGAAACACACCAAGGTGTCTTTGATATTTCTTATCTTCGTCACCTTCCGAATATGACAATTCTTAATCCGAAAGATGAAAATGAATTACAGCACATGATCTATACAGCGACGAAACATGAGGGTGGCCCAATTGCTGTCAGGTATCCTCGTGGAACCGGCTCCGGTTTAAAAATGGATAGTGAGTTAAAAGAAATTCCATTAGGGCAATGGGAAGTTCTTCGTGAAGGATCAGACCTCTCCATCCTTACATTTGGTACGATGATTCCTGTTGCTTTGGAAGCAGCAGAACGATTATCTAGTCAAGGGATTCATGTAGAAGTCGTTAATGCTCGTTCAATTAAGCCTTTAGACGATGGACTGTTGAACAAATTGATCAAAGAAGAAAAACCAATTATGACGATCGAAGAAGCGGCGCTTTTAGGCGGGTTCGGTAGTGCTGTATTAGAATATCTTAATGAAAATAATGCTCAATCAATTATTATGGAGCGATTGGGAATTCCAGACCGATATATTGAGCATGGTAGCGTACCAAAATTATTAGAGGAGATTGGTTTAACCTCAGAAAATGTGGTGGCTCGTATTCAACAAATGCTCCCAAAGAAACGTAAGCGGGCCTGA
- a CDS encoding TlyA family RNA methyltransferase translates to MKKERIDVLLVEKGLVETREKAKRTIMAGLVLADGERVDKPGTKVSIEVALSVKGQAIPYVSRGGLKLEKAIEAFQLRLSNKIMLDIGASTGGFTDCALQAGVKKVYALDVGYNQLAWKIRQDDRVIVMERTNFRYATIDDFKEGQPNFATIDVSFISLKLILPPLKNILTSDGEVVALIKPQFEAGRDEVGKKGIVRDAKIHAKVIEDIIRFCESLSFCVTGLTFSPIRGGEGNIEFLVYLKNTQAILSPLQTSEIHQVVTEAHNQ, encoded by the coding sequence ATGAAAAAAGAACGGATTGACGTATTATTAGTTGAAAAAGGACTCGTAGAAACGAGAGAGAAAGCCAAACGTACCATTATGGCAGGTTTAGTGCTTGCAGACGGTGAAAGAGTAGACAAGCCTGGTACAAAAGTATCCATAGAGGTGGCGTTATCTGTTAAAGGGCAAGCCATTCCTTATGTAAGTCGCGGAGGATTAAAGCTAGAAAAAGCAATAGAGGCTTTTCAATTACGTTTATCAAATAAAATTATGCTAGATATTGGTGCTTCAACAGGTGGTTTTACTGATTGTGCTCTTCAAGCAGGCGTAAAAAAAGTGTATGCTTTAGACGTTGGCTATAACCAGTTGGCTTGGAAAATTCGTCAAGATGACAGAGTGATTGTGATGGAGCGGACGAACTTTAGATACGCGACGATTGATGATTTTAAAGAAGGACAACCTAACTTTGCAACCATTGATGTCTCGTTTATTTCCTTGAAACTCATACTCCCACCCTTAAAGAATATTTTAACAAGTGACGGTGAAGTAGTAGCCTTAATTAAGCCTCAATTTGAAGCAGGAAGAGATGAAGTAGGGAAAAAGGGAATCGTGAGGGATGCAAAGATTCATGCAAAAGTAATTGAAGATATTATACGTTTTTGCGAGAGCTTATCCTTTTGTGTAACGGGCTTAACCTTTTCTCCTATTCGAGGAGGCGAAGGGAATATAGAATTTCTTGTTTACTTAAAAAATACACAAGCCATCCTATCACCTTTACAAACAAGTGAGATACATCAAGTAGTGACAGAAGCCCACAATCAATAG
- the argR gene encoding transcriptional regulator ArgR — translation MNKGQRHIKIRDIIANQDVETQDDLVDQLRSAGFNVTQATVSRDIKELHLVKIPMMDGRYKYSLPSDQRFNPLQKLKRALMDSFVSIDHTNNLIVMKTLPGNANAVGALIDNLDWPEIMGNISGDDTILIICRQNADTAPLSEKFLNML, via the coding sequence ATGAATAAAGGACAGCGACATATAAAAATTAGAGATATCATTGCGAATCAAGATGTGGAAACACAGGATGATCTCGTAGATCAGTTAAGGTCAGCTGGTTTTAATGTGACACAAGCGACGGTAAGTAGGGATATTAAAGAGCTTCACCTTGTTAAAATTCCTATGATGGACGGTAGATATAAATATAGCCTTCCTTCAGACCAGCGCTTTAACCCGTTACAGAAGTTAAAAAGAGCGCTAATGGATAGCTTTGTCTCAATAGACCATACAAATAATTTAATCGTGATGAAAACATTACCAGGTAATGCTAATGCTGTAGGAGCGCTAATAGATAATTTAGATTGGCCGGAAATAATGGGTAATATAAGTGGAGATGACACTATTTTAATTATATGCCGCCAAAATGCGGATACAGCACCGCTCTCTGAAAAATTCCTTAATATGCTATAA
- the recN gene encoding DNA repair protein RecN — MLMELSIRNFAIIDEISISFEEGLTVLTGETGAGKSIIIDAIGLLIGGRGSVDFVRHGSKRAEIEGMFSVESSVSKELAALLEDMGIASNEEPTIVLRREMTTQGKSICRINGKLTTLALLREVGQLLVDIHGQHEHQQLLQADKHLTFLDRYAGTSIEKTKHEFEKLYEQFIKKRDQLLQLSENEQQMAQRLDLIQYQFKEIETAKLELDEDKELDDERQKLNNSEGLYKTVHGSYESLYGEGKGLEWVMAAMNQIEEAASMDPHLHTVKETITNCYYLLEEASFSLRDYYEGIAFDPERLNTIEARLSEISQLKRKYGDTVNDILEYASAIEEEMDTLTNREQRLAQWEGELISLVKDLTVEAEHLSQLRQKHAVKLKKAIQQQLKELYMKDTVFDVAFNKVSASNVTIQQLLKSSPFNKTGIDQVSFMVATNQGEPLKPLAKVASGGEISRMILALKAILAKHEGVTSIIFDEVDTGVSGRVAQAIAEKIYRVSIGSQVLCITHLPQVAAMADTHLFIEKKQQSGRTQTVVRPLNETEQTEEISRMISGVEITDLTRQHARELIIQAKETKII, encoded by the coding sequence ATGCTGATGGAATTATCGATTCGCAACTTTGCAATTATAGACGAGATATCCATATCTTTTGAAGAAGGCTTAACAGTATTGACGGGGGAAACAGGTGCGGGCAAGTCGATTATTATCGACGCAATAGGCCTTCTTATTGGAGGGCGTGGTTCTGTTGACTTCGTTAGGCATGGAAGTAAACGAGCTGAAATAGAAGGCATGTTTTCAGTAGAATCGTCGGTTTCAAAGGAGTTAGCTGCATTACTAGAAGATATGGGGATCGCCTCTAACGAAGAGCCAACGATTGTCTTAAGAAGAGAAATGACAACACAAGGTAAAAGTATTTGCAGGATAAATGGGAAGCTAACGACATTGGCTCTTCTTCGAGAGGTGGGGCAACTACTTGTTGATATACATGGCCAACATGAGCATCAACAATTACTACAAGCAGACAAACACTTAACGTTTCTCGACAGATATGCGGGGACCTCCATAGAAAAGACAAAGCATGAATTTGAAAAGCTTTATGAACAATTTATTAAAAAACGCGACCAACTTCTTCAGCTTTCAGAGAACGAACAGCAAATGGCCCAGCGGTTAGATTTAATTCAATATCAATTTAAGGAAATAGAAACTGCTAAATTAGAGCTGGATGAGGATAAAGAACTTGATGATGAAAGACAAAAATTAAATAACAGTGAGGGGCTCTATAAAACTGTTCATGGGAGCTACGAATCGCTTTACGGTGAAGGTAAAGGCCTTGAGTGGGTAATGGCGGCTATGAATCAAATAGAAGAAGCAGCAAGTATGGATCCGCACTTACATACGGTGAAGGAGACGATTACTAATTGTTATTATTTACTGGAGGAAGCATCATTTTCCTTGAGGGACTATTATGAGGGCATTGCGTTTGATCCTGAGCGATTAAACACAATTGAAGCCCGACTGAGTGAAATTAGTCAATTAAAACGAAAATATGGTGACACAGTAAACGATATATTAGAATACGCTTCAGCAATTGAAGAAGAGATGGATACACTCACAAACAGAGAACAAAGACTCGCGCAATGGGAGGGAGAACTAATCTCTCTTGTTAAAGATTTGACTGTTGAAGCAGAACATTTATCACAATTACGGCAAAAGCATGCAGTCAAACTAAAAAAAGCAATTCAGCAACAGCTAAAAGAGCTCTACATGAAAGATACTGTGTTTGATGTAGCATTTAATAAAGTATCAGCGAGTAATGTCACCATTCAGCAGCTATTAAAGTCCAGTCCGTTTAACAAAACAGGGATAGATCAGGTGTCGTTTATGGTTGCAACTAACCAAGGAGAACCGCTAAAACCTCTTGCAAAAGTAGCTTCTGGTGGGGAGATTTCCCGAATGATTTTAGCACTAAAAGCGATTCTTGCTAAGCATGAAGGGGTGACGTCAATTATTTTTGATGAAGTAGACACTGGTGTGAGTGGGCGAGTAGCTCAGGCGATAGCAGAAAAAATTTATCGTGTATCAATCGGCTCACAAGTATTATGTATTACTCATTTACCCCAAGTAGCAGCGATGGCAGACACGCACTTATTTATTGAAAAAAAACAACAAAGTGGAAGGACACAAACGGTTGTTCGTCCATTGAACGAAACAGAACAAACTGAAGAAATAAGTCGTATGATATCTGGTGTTGAAATCACTGATTTAACAAGACAACATGCGCGAGAATTAATTATTCAAGCAAAAGAAACTAAAATAATATAG
- the spoIVB gene encoding SpoIVB peptidase, whose protein sequence is MNLRIRKITGILLLVILFSAAFYPPVQKYLHIPHNVEIFEGQILDFPEFTTVFTHDKSAVTVNNNKQGVAGKAPSKSDVSLQAMGLPIKSTEVTVYPELKVIPGGQSIGVRVHTDGVLVVGYHLMETDAGKVSPGESSDIRVGDSIIKMNGKSVKEMSDVQPVVQEAGKNGKAIKFEIKRNGRKMEKELTPVKGKGDQRYHLGLYIRDSAAGVGTLTFYEPESKKYGALGHVISDMETKEPIEIDKGEIIRSNVTSIEKGLTGEPGEKLARFSNDKKVLGDITKNTQFGIFGTLKDELEESEEIESLEIGLSQQVKEGPAEILTVVEGDEVKRFNIEIISSTPQESPATKGMVIKVTDKELLDKTGGIVQGMSGSPIIQNDKIIGAVTHVFVNDPSSGYGCHIEWMLNDAGIDLNDEKEKAS, encoded by the coding sequence TTGAATTTACGGATCCGAAAGATAACGGGAATACTTCTCCTTGTTATTCTGTTCTCTGCGGCATTTTATCCACCTGTTCAAAAGTATCTCCACATCCCACATAATGTGGAAATATTCGAAGGACAGATATTGGATTTTCCAGAATTCACTACTGTGTTTACGCACGATAAATCCGCTGTCACTGTGAATAACAACAAACAGGGAGTCGCAGGAAAGGCACCCTCAAAAAGCGATGTTAGTTTACAGGCGATGGGACTTCCTATAAAGTCTACTGAAGTGACTGTTTATCCGGAATTGAAAGTTATCCCAGGTGGCCAGTCAATTGGAGTTAGAGTTCATACAGACGGCGTGCTCGTAGTAGGATATCATCTTATGGAAACAGATGCAGGAAAAGTATCACCGGGAGAATCATCAGATATACGAGTTGGTGACAGTATTATCAAAATGAATGGGAAATCGGTTAAAGAGATGAGCGATGTACAACCTGTCGTTCAAGAGGCAGGTAAAAATGGTAAAGCTATTAAATTTGAAATTAAACGAAATGGGCGAAAGATGGAGAAGGAATTAACACCAGTGAAAGGAAAAGGTGATCAAAGGTATCATCTTGGATTATATATTAGAGATTCTGCTGCTGGGGTAGGAACATTAACTTTTTATGAACCAGAGTCAAAAAAATATGGGGCATTGGGACATGTCATTTCCGATATGGAAACGAAAGAACCTATAGAAATTGATAAGGGAGAAATTATTAGGTCAAATGTCACATCAATCGAAAAAGGCCTGACTGGGGAACCTGGTGAAAAATTAGCACGCTTTTCCAACGATAAAAAAGTATTAGGTGACATTACAAAGAATACTCAATTTGGCATATTTGGAACATTGAAGGATGAATTGGAAGAAAGTGAAGAAATAGAATCTTTAGAAATTGGCCTCTCACAGCAAGTTAAGGAAGGACCCGCTGAAATACTCACTGTTGTCGAAGGGGATGAGGTAAAACGTTTTAATATTGAAATTATAAGCAGTACGCCGCAAGAATCACCAGCAACAAAGGGGATGGTGATTAAAGTTACTGATAAGGAATTACTTGATAAAACAGGCGGGATTGTACAAGGAATGAGTGGTAGCCCTATTATACAAAATGATAAAATTATTGGTGCAGTCACCCATGTATTTGTAAATGATCCCTCTTCAGGATATGGGTGTCATATTGAGTGGATGTTAAATGATGCAGGAATTGACTTAAATGATGAAAAGGAAAAAGCAAGCTAA
- the spo0A gene encoding sporulation transcription factor Spo0A: MEKVKVCVADDNRELVNLLEDYILSQDDMDVVGKAYNGQECLNVVEEVQPDVLILDIIMPHLDGLAVLEKLNELNLEKRPSIIMLTAFGQEDVTKKAVDLGAAYYVLKPFDMDTLMNKIRDVSGQNNNTYSQRPTTSAAELRRENKPMNLDASITSIIHEIGVPAHIKGYMYLREAITMVYNDIELLGSITKVLYPDIAKKFNTTASRVERAIRHAIEVAWSRGNIESISKMFGYTVNVSKAKPTNSEFIAMVADKLRIEHKVS; this comes from the coding sequence GTGGAAAAAGTAAAAGTGTGTGTAGCAGATGACAACCGTGAATTGGTGAATCTTTTAGAGGATTATATTCTATCACAAGATGACATGGATGTGGTTGGAAAAGCATATAACGGTCAGGAATGTTTAAATGTTGTTGAAGAAGTGCAGCCTGATGTACTTATTCTTGATATTATAATGCCTCATTTAGATGGGCTTGCTGTTCTAGAGAAATTGAACGAATTAAACCTTGAAAAGCGTCCAAGTATCATTATGTTAACGGCCTTTGGACAGGAAGATGTCACTAAAAAAGCGGTCGATCTTGGAGCAGCTTATTATGTTTTAAAGCCATTTGATATGGACACCTTAATGAATAAGATTCGAGATGTCTCTGGTCAAAACAATAACACATATAGTCAAAGACCAACAACTTCAGCAGCAGAATTGCGACGTGAGAACAAGCCGATGAATTTAGATGCGAGTATAACAAGTATTATTCATGAAATCGGTGTACCAGCTCATATTAAAGGCTATATGTATTTAAGAGAAGCGATCACTATGGTGTACAATGATATTGAATTACTCGGTTCCATTACAAAAGTTCTTTATCCAGACATAGCTAAGAAGTTCAATACGACGGCAAGTCGTGTCGAGCGTGCGATTCGTCATGCCATCGAAGTAGCATGGAGCCGTGGAAACATTGAATCCATTTCTAAAATGTTCGGCTATACAGTAAACGTTTCAAAAGCAAAACCAACAAATTCCGAATTTATTGCCATGGTTGCGGATAAATTACGTATCGAACACAAGGTTAGTTAA
- a CDS encoding DUF2200 domain-containing protein, which produces MTKHQIYTMSVAKVYPHYVTKAEKKGRTKQEVDKIIRWLTGFSQEELDAQLEKQTDFETFFAEAPQLNPSRTLIKGVICGVRVEDIEEPTMQEIRYLDKLIDELAKGKAMEKILRT; this is translated from the coding sequence ATGACTAAACACCAGATTTATACAATGAGTGTCGCAAAAGTCTATCCTCATTATGTTACAAAGGCGGAAAAAAAAGGACGAACAAAACAAGAAGTGGATAAAATTATCCGCTGGTTGACAGGGTTTAGCCAGGAAGAGTTAGATGCCCAACTGGAAAAACAGACAGACTTTGAGACCTTTTTTGCGGAAGCTCCCCAGCTGAATCCTTCGCGGACTTTGATCAAAGGAGTGATCTGCGGTGTCCGCGTGGAAGATATCGAAGAACCTACTATGCAGGAAATTCGCTATTTGGATAAACTGATCGATGAGTTAGCAAAAGGAAAAGCGATGGAAAAGATTTTGCGGACATAA
- a CDS encoding TraR/DksA C4-type zinc finger protein: protein MEGYARLKSKLEEQKKILSERLKTSDDYGLSRGFASSISSGELSQYDNHPADSATELYEREKDIALHEQVVLELNAIDHALSKFVNGTYGICEVTGQKIPYERLEAKPTARTIIQHADNNHHFSRPAEEDVLEGFKKFNFDKAEDETQFDAEDAWQAVARFNELSMVFEDSSLDENSELIGYVEEIEGFLSTGIEGYKGEESVDFQRNSHYDHYLNDR, encoded by the coding sequence ATGGAGGGTTATGCTCGTTTGAAAAGTAAGCTTGAAGAACAAAAAAAAATTTTAAGTGAGCGGTTAAAGACGTCTGATGATTATGGACTTTCCCGTGGATTTGCGTCAAGTATTTCGTCAGGTGAATTATCACAGTATGATAATCATCCAGCAGATAGCGCCACAGAGCTTTATGAAAGGGAAAAAGACATTGCACTTCATGAACAGGTCGTTCTTGAATTAAATGCCATTGATCATGCTTTAAGTAAATTTGTAAATGGGACTTATGGTATTTGTGAAGTCACCGGTCAAAAAATTCCTTATGAACGTTTAGAAGCAAAACCAACAGCGAGAACGATTATCCAACATGCGGATAATAATCATCATTTTTCTCGACCAGCCGAAGAAGATGTGCTGGAGGGTTTTAAAAAGTTTAATTTTGATAAAGCAGAAGATGAAACACAATTTGATGCTGAAGATGCTTGGCAAGCTGTAGCACGTTTTAATGAACTCTCTATGGTATTTGAGGATTCATCACTTGATGAAAATAGTGAACTTATTGGCTATGTAGAAGAGATTGAAGGTTTTTTATCGACTGGTATTGAAGGTTATAAAGGTGAAGAAAGTGTTGATTTTCAGCGGAATAGTCATTATGATCATTATCTTAACGATAGATAA
- a CDS encoding DUF2627 domain-containing protein produces the protein MTFQRFIALIILLIPILTAGYGIKLMRDTLFGQLISPYQTLYVQFFVGIIALTVGIWLIGGFILHRDRKNNKVAPRFQNKKTPS, from the coding sequence ATGACATTTCAACGTTTTATTGCTTTGATTATTCTCCTTATCCCTATACTAACAGCGGGTTACGGTATAAAGTTAATGCGCGATACATTATTTGGACAGTTAATTTCCCCTTACCAGACACTATATGTCCAATTTTTTGTTGGTATCATCGCTCTCACTGTGGGCATCTGGCTTATCGGCGGCTTCATTTTGCATAGAGATCGTAAAAATAATAAAGTTGCGCCTAGATTTCAAAATAAAAAAACACCTAGTTAA
- a CDS encoding sigma-54-dependent transcriptional regulator, whose product MKRALVIGSEKNCTALVKVLSQTDQLELVGFVCHERSAKLSTYREHQIHVYDDWKSALDNLSLNVIVEMTGSTHVYKDILAFVKKRDITVIPHSIAYILLHLLEEKEGLISDISDHHEKMKNIVEATHDGMIAIDKSEKITLINRRAEQIASISATNAIGKKINSVLPSSQLPRVLQTKKVERNKKQLISEDKTIVTTRVPMMKNEELIGALGVFKDVTEIVKMAEEVTNLKSIQTMLEAIINSSNDAISVVDEKGIGMLINPAYTRLTGLSKDKVLGQPATADISEGESMHLKVLKTKAPVRGVRMKVGPAKRDVIVNVAPVIVDDHLKGSVAVIHDRSEIVTLSTQLEQAKQMIRTLEAKYCFKDIIGHSIGLQTAIAQAKVAAATPVTILLRGESGTGKELFAHAIHNESDRKYNKFIRVNCAAISETLLESELFGYEDGAFSGAKRGGKKGFFEEAHKGSIFLDEIGELSSPMQAKLLRVLQEREIVRVGGTKPISVDVRVIAATNDEMEEKIATNQFRADLYYRLNRMPIFIPPLRERRDDFQELANHIFTKLNKDYGRNVATMSAEVLEALQRYKWPGNVRELENILGMAMIYMHYTDNEMQLHHLPSFPHTPDHNVEKHPDFQLEQCLNANMSLQEIVDNQEKKVLKKVLANNNGNKTQTAKVLNISIRNLYYKLKKHHLID is encoded by the coding sequence ATGAAGAGAGCACTCGTTATAGGGTCAGAAAAAAACTGTACAGCACTCGTTAAAGTTCTTTCCCAAACCGATCAACTAGAATTGGTTGGCTTTGTGTGCCATGAAAGGTCAGCGAAGCTTTCAACATATCGCGAGCATCAGATACATGTTTATGATGATTGGAAATCTGCATTAGATAATCTTTCTCTTAACGTTATTGTTGAGATGACTGGAAGTACTCACGTATATAAAGACATTCTTGCATTTGTTAAAAAACGAGATATTACCGTTATACCTCATTCAATAGCGTATATTTTACTTCATTTATTAGAGGAAAAAGAAGGCCTAATCAGTGATATTAGTGACCATCATGAAAAAATGAAAAATATCGTTGAGGCGACTCATGATGGGATGATTGCCATTGATAAAAGTGAGAAAATTACGCTTATAAATCGTCGAGCTGAGCAAATTGCCTCAATTTCAGCCACAAACGCTATAGGGAAAAAAATTAATAGTGTACTCCCTTCGAGTCAACTCCCGCGCGTATTACAAACAAAGAAAGTAGAAAGAAATAAAAAACAGCTTATTTCCGAAGATAAGACAATTGTTACCACACGTGTTCCAATGATGAAAAACGAAGAATTAATCGGAGCACTTGGGGTCTTTAAAGATGTTACAGAAATCGTAAAAATGGCGGAGGAAGTGACAAATTTAAAAAGCATCCAAACAATGTTAGAAGCGATTATTAATTCGTCAAATGATGCCATTTCAGTCGTTGATGAAAAAGGTATTGGCATGTTAATTAATCCAGCATACACACGACTAACAGGTCTCAGTAAAGATAAAGTTCTTGGTCAACCAGCAACGGCAGATATTTCTGAAGGTGAAAGCATGCACCTAAAAGTACTAAAAACGAAAGCTCCTGTACGAGGTGTACGTATGAAGGTAGGACCTGCAAAAAGGGATGTTATTGTGAATGTAGCACCAGTCATAGTCGATGATCACTTAAAAGGGAGCGTTGCTGTCATCCATGACAGATCCGAAATTGTGACATTGTCAACGCAATTAGAACAAGCGAAACAAATGATTCGAACACTTGAAGCTAAATATTGTTTTAAAGATATTATTGGTCATTCAATTGGTCTACAAACTGCTATTGCACAGGCGAAAGTGGCAGCGGCTACTCCCGTTACCATTTTATTAAGGGGAGAATCAGGCACAGGAAAAGAATTGTTTGCTCATGCTATACATAATGAGAGTGACCGCAAGTACAATAAGTTCATCCGTGTGAATTGTGCAGCTATATCAGAAACATTGCTGGAAAGCGAATTGTTTGGCTATGAAGATGGGGCCTTTTCAGGTGCAAAGCGCGGTGGGAAAAAAGGATTTTTTGAAGAAGCCCATAAAGGCAGTATCTTTTTGGATGAAATAGGAGAATTATCATCTCCTATGCAAGCGAAACTGTTAAGGGTACTGCAAGAACGAGAAATTGTCAGAGTAGGGGGCACAAAACCTATATCGGTAGATGTACGTGTTATAGCAGCAACTAATGATGAGATGGAAGAAAAGATAGCGACTAATCAATTTCGAGCTGACTTGTATTATCGGCTAAATCGTATGCCAATTTTTATTCCACCTTTGCGTGAAAGGCGGGACGATTTTCAGGAACTTGCCAATCACATATTTACAAAATTAAATAAAGATTACGGACGAAATGTCGCGACGATGTCGGCTGAAGTTTTAGAAGCATTACAACGCTATAAGTGGCCCGGAAATGTGAGAGAGTTAGAGAACATTTTAGGAATGGCTATGATTTATATGCATTATACAGATAATGAGATGCAGCTACATCATCTCCCTTCCTTCCCACATACACCAGACCATAATGTTGAGAAGCATCCTGATTTCCAACTAGAGCAGTGTTTGAATGCAAACATGTCGTTACAGGAAATAGTGGACAATCAAGAAAAAAAAGTTTTAAAAAAAGTTTTGGCTAACAATAATGGTAATAAGACTCAGACAGCTAAGGTGTTGAATATTTCCATTAGAAATTTATATTACAAATTAAAAAAACATCATCTGATAGATTAA